TGCCACGCGGCAGACGATGGCGCCCGGCTCCAGGGCCGGGTGGCCGTCGTACATGACATCGCGCAGCACCTGGTCACCGGTGCCCAGCAGGCACAGGGCCCGCGTCGTCGGCACGCCCAGGTGGTGCATGGCCTCGCTGCACAGGAACTCGCGGATGGACGAGCGCAGCACGGCTCGCCCGTCGGCGCCACGTGAATACGGCGTGCGGCCGGCCCCCTTGAGCTGCAGCTCCTGCCGGCCGTGATGCGCCGTCAGTACCTCACCCAGCCCGATCGCCCGCCCGTCGCCCAGCTGGCCGGCCCAGTGGCCGAACTGGTGACCGCCGTAGGCCATGGCGTAGCCACGCATGCCCGGCCAGGTCGCGTTGCCGGAGAACACCTGGGCGAAGTCCGGCGCGGCGGGATCGATGCCGAGCATGGCAGCAACGTCGTCGGCGACCGCGACCACCCGGGGCGCCGCCACCGGGGTGGGGTCCACCCAGGAATACGCCGCACCTTCCACCTGGCGCGGCACGTTGTGGGTGTCCGGGTCGGCCGGCAGGTCGCGGACGAAGGCGTTGTCGAAACGGAGGGCTGTCATCGGCGAGGGGGGCTGACGCGTTGAAGGGTCACTTCAATATCCGGTCGGCAGGGCGCGTTACAAGGCGTAGGGTCCGCACAAGGTCCCGATGCCGCACGAGCCGACCGACTCGTGCACACTAGCGCCCCGCCCTCCCCGTCCTGGATTCCATGCGTCCGACCCGCGCTCTGGCCAGCCTGCTCGCCGCCTCCCTGGCCTCCGCCGCGTGGGCCGGGCCGTTGGCTGTGCCGCGCAGCGACAAGACGCTGGTGGAAATCGTGAATGCAACCATGGGCACGCTGCCGAACGCCGTGGATGCCCTGTCGCGCAAGCTGCCCGGCGGCCTGCACGCGACGGCGGACGCGCCGCCCCAGATCGTCCGCAGCCAGCCGTTCGTCACGCGCGACGGTTACCGGGTGAGTGCGTTCGAGGCCCGCGGATTCAACGAGGGCGGCGACGTGGCGATGGCCCGCTTCACCTCCATCCAGCTCGAACAGCGGCCGTGCTTTCCGCGCACGGACCTGGCGGAGGCCTTCCACGCCACCGCCTCGGAAACCACCCTGCCGACGGCGCCGTCCATGCTGCCCAACCGTTACACGGTGCTGCAGATGCCCTGGGGGCGTCTGTCGTTCGGCAGTTCGCAGGAAAGCGGCGGCTGCGTCATCGCCATCGTCGGCGATGCCACCGGGGGCGTATCCGGCGCGCGCATGCCGCTGCCGTTGCCCCAGCCCACCAGCGTGCCCGGCATGCCCGACCTGCGCCGCACGTGGCCGATGCCCGCGGATGCCTATTCCCGCGAAAGCACCGCGGCGGGTGCCGGAAACGACTGCGCCATGTGCTCGATGCCGTCCTCGGGCACCGCCGGCGAGAACAGGTAACCCTGCAGTTCGTCACAGCCGGCTTCGCAAAGGAACGCGCGCTGCTGCTCGGTCTCGACGCCCTCGGCCACCACACACAGGCCCAACGCAGCGCCCAGGTTGGACACGGCACGCACGATCGCCGCGGAATCCTCCGCCGTCGGTGCCATCTGCACGAACGAACGGTCGATCTTGACCTTGTCCACATCGAGGTCTTTCAGCAGGGTGAGGCTGGAATAGCCGGTTCCGAAGTCGTCCAGCGACACGCGCACGCCCACGCCACGCAACTGCCGGAGCAGACCGACCGCGAGGCCGTCGGCGTGGACGATCGCACTCTCGGTGATTTCCAGCTCCAGGCGCTGCGCCGGCAACCCTGATTCGCGCAACACGCGCAGCACCATCGCGGCGAAGTTGTCGTCGCGCAATTGCACCGCGCTGACGTTCACGGCCACGAACAGATCCGGCAGACGGGCCACGCGCGCGCAGGCAGTGCGCAGCATCCACTCGCCCAGGCGATCGATCAGTCCGGTTTCTTCCGCCACGGGGATGAACTGCACCGGCGGGATCTCGCCCAGCCGTGGATGCTGCCACCGCGCCAGCGCTTCCAGGCCGATCAGCTTGCCGTCGCTGGCACGAACCATCGGCTGGTAATGGCAACTCAGGCCCTCGCCGCTGACCAGGGCATCGTCCAGCAGCCGTTCCACATCGCGACGGTGTTCCAGCGCGGCGTCCAGTTCGTCGTTGTAGAGCACGTAGCGGTTGCGTCGCTTCTTCGCCTCGTAGAGCGCACTGTCCGCCTTGCGTGCCAGCTCGCCGGCGGCCACCGCGTCCCGGTCGATGGTGATCACACCCACCGACGTGCCGACGAACGTGGTGGTGGAGAGCACCCCGAAGGGCTTGCCGGCAAGGGCGAGGAACGTAGCGGCCAGGGCCGCGGCGTCGAAGCCGTCGCGTTCCTCCACCAGCACCGCGAATTCGTCGCCGCCGATCCGCGCCACCGTATCGCTCGCGTCCACCGCGTCGCGCAGGCGAACCGCGAACTGCATCAGCAATTCGTCGCCGGCCAGGTGTCCCCAGGTGTCGTTGACCTTCTTGAAGCCGTCCAGGTCCAGATAGAACAGAGCGGAACGCTCCCCGCCGGCGGCTGCCTTGGCGATGGCGGCCTCGATGCGGCTGAACAGCGCCGTGCGGTTGGACAACCCCGTCAGCGCGTCGTGGCAGGCCAGCCAGCGGACATAGGCCTCCGATTCACGCAGCTCGGTGATGTCGGTGATCGAGGCCAGCACATGCGGCTGGCCGTCCAGCTCGATGCAGGTCTTTCGGGTGATCAGGGTGCGCACGCGGCCCTGCGGATCGGACACCGACTCCTCCGATTCCACGACCTCGTGGCTGCGCAACACGGCTTCGTCCCCGGCGGCCATGCGCGCGGCCTGCTCCGGCGGGAACAGTTCGTCGTCGGTACGCCCGAGGACATCGTCCGGGCCGAGGCCGAAATACGCATAGCCCATCCGATTGACCAGCACCCAGCGGTGCCGGGCGTCGCGCACGAACATCGCCGTGGGCATCAGTTCCAGCACGGTCGACCAGCCCTGCAGATCGTATTCCACCCGTTCCCCCTTCCCAGAACACGTCCGACGACGTTGGAACGCCCCGTGTGACGCGCGTGTGTGCGAAAAGCTACGGGTAGGCCGCGCCGGTGGACGGTGCGACCGACGGGTTGCGGGTCAGGGGCCGCAGCGATTCGAATTTGCGCTGGTATTCGTCGGTAACCTGCTTGGCCTCGTCGCCGTTGGTGATCACCCGCGGCGTGATCAGCACGATCAGCTCCGTGCGGGCGCGGCTGCGATTGGTCGTTCCGAACAAACGGCCGAAAACGGGTATACGGTTGAGCCCGGGAATACCGGTGTCGGTGGTGGTGTCGTTCTGCTTGATCAGGCCGCCCAGCAACACCGTCTGCCCGCTCTGCACGGCCACCTGGGTGGCCACCTCGCGCTGCTGGATCGGGAAGTTGCCCGTGGCGGTATCCTTCTGGCCCGCCGCGCTCACCACCTGGTTCACGTTGAGATACACCAGGCCGCCGGGATTCACGCGCGGACGCACGTTGAGGATCACGCCGGTGTCCTTGTATTCCAGCTGGCCGATGGTGTTGTCCGAATTGGCGTTGGTGTTGATGTAGGTCTGCGTGATGGGAATCTGGTCGCCGACCTGGATATGCGCCTTCTGGTTGTTCAGCACCACCAGCGATGGCGCCGACAGCACCTTGGTATTGCCGTTCTGCTCCATCGCGTGCAGCGCGACCGAGATATGGTTGTTGACGAACGAATAGAAGAAGCTGTCGTTCGCCGAGTTGTACGTGGCGCCCCCATTGCCCAGCGCGTACTGGTGCTTGTTGCCCGGCTGCGTCGGCTGGCCGTTGGTGGTGCCGGTCAATCCTTCGAGGTACCACTGCACGCCGAACTGGAATTCGCCGGTGAGGCTGACCTCGAGGATGCGTGTCTCGATCTGCACCTGCAGCGGCACGGCGTCCAGGCGCTTGATCGCCTGTTCGATCTCGGCCCATTGCGCGGGACGGCAGCGCACCATGACCTGGTTGTTGCTGTCCACCGAGGTGATCCGCACGCCGTCGTCCGTGGTGGTGGCGGAATGGCTCTTGCCGGTGCCGCCGCTGTCGCCCGACGACGCGTCGCCTGCACCCGCGCTGCCCAGGCCACCGCTTGCGGTCGAGCCGGTCGCACCGGTGCTGCCCGCCGTGCCCGACGCCAGCCCGCCCGTGGTCGAACCGCCGCCGGTGCTGCCAAAGGCACCCGTGGTGCTGCCGAGACCCGAACCGCCGCGATTGCCCAGGTCGCTGTCGCCACCCAGCGTACCCGAGGTAAGGCCGGGGCCCACCTTGCCGCCGCGGTCGGTGGCGCCGCCTTTCGATCCGCTGCCGTAGATGTCGGAAAGATAATCGGCCATGTCCGAGGCCTGCACGTTGCGCACGTCGTAGACGTACAGCTGGGGCTCGTTGCCGCCGCCGTGATCGATGCGGTCGATCCAGCCGCGTACCTCGTCGAGGTACGCCGGCTGCGGGCTGATCACCACCAGCGAGTTGGTCCGCTCGATCGGGATGAAACGCAGCACGCCGGCCATCGGCGTGTTGCCCTTCTCGCCGAAGATCGCATCCAGCTGCGGCTGCAGGTCCTTCACCTGCGCACGCTGCAGGCTGAACACGCCCACCGACATGCCACGCAGCCAGTCCACGTCGAACGTGGCCACGGTGCGCTGGTAGTTATCCAGCTCTGAAGGCGTACCGGCCATGACGATGACGTTGCGCGTGGAATCGGCCAGCAGCGTGGCGTCCGGCCGCGCGAACGGCTTGATCAGCTTCTGCATCTCGGTGGCCGAGATGTAGTGCAACGGGAACAGCCGCGCCTGCAGGCCACCGGCCGGCGCGTTGGCGCCCAGGCTGGGCACGAGGTTTCCCGCCACGGCATCCTTCGCGGGCACCACCACGTAACGGCCGTTGCTGTGCACCAGCGAGTTATCCGTCCACGACAACAGCGTCTCCAGGATCGGCAACGCCTGCTCGGCCGTCACCGGCTGCGAGGTGGAGAAGGAAATGTTGCCCTGCACGCCCGGGGTGATCGAGTAGTTCTCGTGCAGCAAGTCGCCCAGGATGGCCTTGACCACCGCCTCCACCGGCTGGTTCTCGAAGTTGAAGGTGACCGTACCCGTGCCCGCGGCGACCGGCCGTGGCTTGGCCAGGCCCACCGGCCGGACGAACTGGCCCGTGCCGGTGGTGATCTGCGGCTGGGTGGTGGTCGGCGTGGAGGGATTGGTCGACGGCGCGATGCGCGGCCGCGGGGCGGGCAGTTCCGTACCGGCCATGGCTTCGCGCTGCAACGATCCATCGTCACGCGGTTGCGGCAGCGATTGGCATCCGGCAAGGGCAACCACGATGGCGGTGGAAAGGGCGGGAAACAACTTCATGAACACAGGCACCCGAACGGTTGGAGACCGAGAGATAGCACGATGACGTGACACGAGGCTACCGATCCCACACGCGATGTACTCCATGACGGCCGGGAAGCACGGTGTAGAGCGCCTGTCGCAAGAAACCGCGAAGCGTGGCTGCATGCATGACCGAGGTCTGTCCCGAAGCCGAAGCTGTCGTCGCTCGCAGGGCGCGGCGATGAGGCGTCACACGGAGCGGCATCTCCAGCATGGCCCCGCCGCGCGATGTCGCCAACGCTTTGCTCTCCATCCCAACTTGCCTCTGTCGTCGCAGAGGTGCTGGGTGGTTACGCTCTGAGCGAGTTCGGCCGCTTGCGGCCGCTGCCCGAGCGCAGAGTGTGACCACCCAGTACCTCCTCGCCGTGCCCTACGAGCGACGGGCTCCGGCTCCGGCTTCGGCTTCGAACTCGCGGCATTACCCGCCCATGCGCGAAGAACAAGAAAAAGGGGCCCGAAGGCCCCTCGTTCGTCACCGGACATCCCTGTCCGCACGCAGAACCTTAGTTGACCACGCAGCCGTTGATCTTGGCCTGGGTCATGTCGGCGTTGGTCAGGAACGCCAGGCCCGTGCCGGCGCCCGCACCGATGGTGACGGTGTTGTTGCGCACCGTGGTGTTGTACGGCGAGAAGAGCACGCCTTGCACCGCCGACAGGTCGGCGCCGTTGCCGCTCGAGTTGCCGAGCAGGTAAGACACGGCGAGGATCGGATAGCCGCTGGCCGGCTTGGCGTAGTTGGCCGGATCGACCAAGGCGACGCACTGCGTGGTGAGCGGCAGCGCGGCGATCGTCGGACGACCGTTGCTGTCGACCGCACCGATCGCCTTGTCGTAGGTCACGGCGACGGCGAGCGGGCCACCGAAGTTCGACGGATTGATGAAGGTGGATGGCGCGGCGTCGTTCGACACGCTGGCGAAGCGAACGTTGCTGGACACGGCGTTGGCCGCTTCCGCATAACCGATCGAACCTTCCGTGGCGGCCACCGCCGAGACGACGGCCGGGTTACCCGAGGCCGTGACCGACGCGGCATAAGACGGGATGTAGGCCGCGGCGGCGGTCGCATAGGACTGGTCGGTCTTGAACGCCGTCGCCGTGTTGTTGCCGCCGATCGAGGTGGCACCGCACTTGGCCGACAGGTGGTTCGAGAACGCGAACGACGTGCCGCTACCGTCCGCACGCGAAACGATCGTGATGTTGCCCGTGGTACCCGACGGGATACCGGCACCGGCGAGGCCGGCGTCGTTCCAGGTCTTGATCTGGCCGGAGAAGATCTTGCAGACCTGCGTTTCCGTGAGCTTCAGCGAGGTCACGCCCGTCTTCTTGAACGCCACCGCGATGGCGCCGGCGACGGCCGGGATCTGCACCGGCTGGCCGCTGCTGTGGCCCGAGGTGTAGGCGGTGTAGTCAGACGAAGACAGCGGCGAGTCCGAGCCGATGAAGTGCGGCTGGGCAAGGCCCGTCGCGCCGAAACCGGTCGGCACGGCGGTGGCCGAGCAGGCGGCGTTGACGTTGGCGACCGACGGGTCGTTGCCGGCCAGGATCTTCTTGCCGGTGCCGCTGCCGGTCTGGCAGTAGGTGGTCGGCTTGTTACCGGAGATCTGCGAGTAAGCCCAGAGCATGGAACCGTTGGCCGGGACGACCTGACGGGTCGACACGTCGAGGCCATAACCGACGGCCGGCAGCGTGGCGCCACCGCCACGGATGGTGGCGCTCTGCGCGACGGCAAGCGACGCAACGCTCATCAGAACAGCGCCCGCGATCAACTTCATGCGGGTGTTTCCCATCGAATTCGTGAAACGCATGGTGTATCCCCTTGCATAGAAGCCCCCCGATCGGGGGCGACGACAAAGGTGGCATCTTGCGGTGACGCGTTGATGGTGTTTCGGTGTCGCGTATTGTGATGTAACGATGACTTCGTTCACTCCACATAACGTGGCGATCACACCTCGTATTGAACGTACATATGCGTTGTCATCGCCCGCTGACGTTGTGCCTAAATAGCGCATGATTCTCCCGATATTGCCGCATCTGCAACCGTCTCACAGCTGTCGCAGCGCGCGTCGCTCATCCTCCGTCAGTCGCGCATCGCCTGCCGCCTGATGGCCCAGTACCTGGACCGGACTGCCCACGTCGTATCCGCGGGCAGGCGCGATGCTCGAGGTCGTATCGCCGTCGCGCAGCACCTGCACCGATATCTCGGAAGGCAGCTTGTCGCGCGTGTCGGCCTGCTGCTTCCTGACGACATCTTCCGCGGCCTGCGTCGCCGCGGTCGCCGCCGCACTCGCCGCATTGAGTGCACCGATGTTCACCGATGCCGTGACCGGAACACCCACCGACTCACCGGTGACCTGGATGTTGTCGGCGTTGGCGACACGCGCCGCGGCGATGACGAGGTTGCCTGCCACACGAATACCCGCATCACCCGCATCCACCGTACCGCGCGGCGCGATGAGATAAGCGTTGCCGGCCGGCGCACCTTCCACGGTCTGCAAGGTGGCGATGCCCGCGCCGGCGACCTGCCCGCGCGCATCGATACGACACCACGCATCGACGTCGCACACGTAGACCGGCGGCGGCACCTCCGCCGTGGTCTTGGCGCCCAGGCCGGCGTTGATGTCCCCGTTCGAGCTCCAGATCGTGACGTTGCCGCCGCGCTCGGTGAATATGCGGCTCTGGGCCAGCAGCACGCTCTTGTCGGTGAACAGGTTGACGCTGCCCGTCTCGAGGGTGAGCACACCCATGGTGTTCGGTCCCGCGAGCACCCGACCGTTGATGTCGACGATTTGCGATGGCGCTCCCGTGCTGCCGATGAGTGCCTGGCCGCCGGGACCGAGGATGGTCACGTCACCGCCCTGCTGCGTCTGGATCGTGGAGCTGCGCACGTCCAGGTTGCCGGTGTCCACCGGCTTCGTCGCCCCGTTGAGGCCACCCTGGCCGGTACCGTTGGCGGTATAGCCGTCACTGGCGGGGAACATGGCCTCCACGGCGGCATAGCCACGGGCGTACTGACTGAAGTACTTGCTTTCCGGGCTGTTGTAGTCGGCGCCGACCTGTGCCAACAGCTTGAACAGCGCTTTCTGCGCGAACAGCCGCTGCACATCGTCCGGCTGCCGGGCGAACAGTGACCGCGCCTGCGCCGCCGTCAACGTCACCGCGACCTCGTCGCCCACGTGGCCCGTGTCCGTTACCGTACCCGCGAGCCGCCGCTGCATGAAATCGACGAGGTCGGGCACGAGGCTCGGCAGGCCGTCGGCGCCATCGAGGTAATGGGCCAGGAAGCCCGCCGTGTCCATGCCCGGACCGACGCCGAAGTTCACCAGGATCTCGGCGCTTTCGTGCGGCAGGTAGGGGTTGTACAGATTGCCCACGGCCTGGATGCCCGTCGGCTTGCTCACCTGACCGACCTGCGTCTCCGCCGCCACGTCGGTCTGGCTGGTGAATGGCCCGATGTCGCGACCGGCATCGACGAGGAACGCGCCCGGTCCTCCCAGCAGCAGCGAGGGCGCGAGATGATAGGCATTCGGAATGGGCCCGTAGAAGCTCACGTTGGCGAGATAGGGCGTGTCGTAGATGTCACGTCCGGCCCGCACACGCGTGATGTCGGGGCGGCGGGTGTGTTGCCCCACCAGCGACAGGTTCACGATATCCCTGCCCGCCTGGATGAAGGCCTGCTTGGCCGGGTAGATGACCAGCGACAGGTAGTTGAAGCCGTTGGGCGCGTCCAGGCCGTCGGTGATGTCACCACCCAGCGCATAGATCCGGACGGGTTGCACGTCGTCGCGATGCAGGCCGTCCGCATCGTGGTAAATCGCATTCTGCGCGGTGCGATCGTCGAAACCCAGGTAGATCGACTGGTTGGGCACCGGCGCGAGCGGGTTGGGCATGCCTGCCGGATCGCTGTCGATCAGGCCGAAGCCCGTGCCCAGCGAATCCAGGATCGTCTGCCGCGAGAACGCGATCCCGTCGCTGGCCAGCAGCGACAGGTTGCCGGACGCCGATGGGAACAGTTCCCCGTTGACCCGGATGTCGATATCGCCACCGAAGGCGTTCATGGCCAGGGAGGCCGGCAGGATGGGGCCAGCCACGCCGCCGGCACCGAAGACCAGCCCCGGTGCCGACAGGCTGCCGAAGACCAGGTCGCCGGCCAGGGCACTCACCGTGAGCGCCGACCGCGCCGAGTACGACTGGGCATCGGGGTGCGTCGCAGGCAACAGGGCCGTGAACACGCCGGTCGAGTTGTAGTACGACGGGTTGTACACGCCACCCAGGTCGACGCCTTGCCGGCCGCTTACGGTAGCCACCGTGTCCTGCATGCCGATCAGCGTCGACACGGGTGTGATGGTGTCGCCCAGCCCGGTGACGTTGCCGACGTTGACGGCCGACAACGCTTCCGAGGCGCCGATGCGACCGTCCGCGCGGATGTCCGCCTTGCCGCGCGCCACGAAATAGGCGCCGCTGAGGATATCGCCGCCCGCATGCACGGCGAGGTCGCCCCCGCCCACCGTCGTGATCGCATCGCGGGCATCGTTGGCGTACCACGTGGTGGGAAGCGATACGGACAACTCGCCGATGGTTCCGCCCGCCTGTACATCCACGTTGCCGCCCAGGCTCATGACGCCCTGGCGAAAGTTGGAGAAGTCGATCGACGAGCGACTGCCATCGGCGGCGTTGCCCACCTGCATCCATTGCCACCAGTACTGCGAGATGGACGCCCCCGCCGTACCCTTGGTGAGGCTGCCATCGGTGTCGCTCACCGACTGGATGCCCTGGATATTGCCGGCGGCATGCAACGAGAGGTCGCCGGCGCGATCGGGATTCACCAGTCCGTTGACGACCATGTTCGGCTGCGTGTCCGCCGCTCCCGGCGCACGCTCGGATGGCCGCAGCACGCTGACGTCGGTACCGGCGGTGGTTCCTTCCGCCGGTTCACCCGCCGTGTAGATCGTCGCCGGTGCCGCGGTGTCCAGCCACGCGATATCGCCGGCCGAAGCGACGTCGATCGAACCGGTGCCGGTGCGTATCGTGGTGGGCATCAGCCAGGTCTTGCCGGCGTACGGACTGCGAGGCGTCACGACGGTGGCATCCGTGACCGTGTCCTGCACGGCGAAGTGACCGGCCAGGCGCACGTCGCCAGTACCCGTGGCCAACGTCGCCAGCGGATCGGTGGCACCGGTGTCCGCCCCGGCGATGAGACGGTACGACGCGCTGGAACCACCCAGCAGGGTCGCCGACGCGAACGACGCGGGGTTACCCAGCGACGGCATGTTCGAAGGCGAATTGTTCGGAGCCGGCGGCGGCACGACGACGGGCGTCGTACTGCCACCACCACCACTGCCGCCACCACCACCATCGCCCGGCCCGGTGGCGACCGCGTCGGACTTCGGCGCAAAGGGGGCATAGAACAGCTGGCTGCCGGAGAGCCGGTTGCCGACGCGCCCGTTCACGTAGCGGAAGTAGGTGTCGTGACCGCCGATATAGGTGGTGTAGTTCGTCGACCAGGTCGCATAGTCGCCATCCACCGGCAGCAGGATCGGCGATGGGGTGACGCCGCGGTTGTCGACGTCGAAATGGCCTTCCAGCCAGGTCTCGTAGTCGGTCGCATAGTCGGCATAGTTCGCATACGAACCCGGCTGCGGCGCCGCCAGGGTGGTCGGGTTGTAGACCAGGAAACCGACCACGTTGTTCGCGCGGGTAAATGCTGCCGCCCAGGCCGGGTTGTCCCCGTCGCCCATCTCGGTCAGGTACTGCTGGTAGTTCGCATAGTAGGCGTCGGTCTGCGTCTTCAACGGTGCCTGCAAGGGCTGGTAGTACGGGTCCTTGCTGATATCGGCGGTACCGCCGCCGGGCGTCATCGCGTTATCGGGGTCCCCGTCGCGCAGGTTGATGCTGCCGTTCCAGATGCCGTTCTGGTCGAAGTAGCTCTGGATCGTCTGGTAGGACGCGACGGACTGGTCATACGCCGGGCTCGTCCCCGAGCCCGGATTCGCCCCCGACCCCGAGCCCGAACCCGAGCCACCGCCGGCGCCGTCGGACTTCGGCGCGAAGGGCGCATAGAACAGCTGGCTACCGCTGAGCCGGTTGCCGACGCGCCCGTTCACGTAGCGGAAATACGTATCGTGCCCGCCGATATAGGCGGTGTAGTTTTGCGACCAGGCCGCGTACTCGCCATCCACCGGCAACAGGATCGGCGACGGGGTGA
This DNA window, taken from Luteibacter sp. 9135, encodes the following:
- a CDS encoding putative bifunctional diguanylate cyclase/phosphodiesterase; its protein translation is MEYDLQGWSTVLELMPTAMFVRDARHRWVLVNRMGYAYFGLGPDDVLGRTDDELFPPEQAARMAAGDEAVLRSHEVVESEESVSDPQGRVRTLITRKTCIELDGQPHVLASITDITELRESEAYVRWLACHDALTGLSNRTALFSRIEAAIAKAAAGGERSALFYLDLDGFKKVNDTWGHLAGDELLMQFAVRLRDAVDASDTVARIGGDEFAVLVEERDGFDAAALAATFLALAGKPFGVLSTTTFVGTSVGVITIDRDAVAAGELARKADSALYEAKKRRNRYVLYNDELDAALEHRRDVERLLDDALVSGEGLSCHYQPMVRASDGKLIGLEALARWQHPRLGEIPPVQFIPVAEETGLIDRLGEWMLRTACARVARLPDLFVAVNVSAVQLRDDNFAAMVLRVLRESGLPAQRLELEITESAIVHADGLAVGLLRQLRGVGVRVSLDDFGTGYSSLTLLKDLDVDKVKIDRSFVQMAPTAEDSAAIVRAVSNLGAALGLCVVAEGVETEQQRAFLCEAGCDELQGYLFSPAVPEDGIEHMAQSFPAPAAVLSRE
- a CDS encoding substrate-binding domain-containing protein; the protein is MKLIAGAVLMSVASLAVAQSATIRGGGATLPAVGYGLDVSTRQVVPANGSMLWAYSQISGNKPTTYCQTGSGTGKKILAGNDPSVANVNAACSATAVPTGFGATGLAQPHFIGSDSPLSSSDYTAYTSGHSSGQPVQIPAVAGAIAVAFKKTGVTSLKLTETQVCKIFSGQIKTWNDAGLAGAGIPSGTTGNITIVSRADGSGTSFAFSNHLSAKCGATSIGGNNTATAFKTDQSYATAAAAYIPSYAASVTASGNPAVVSAVAATEGSIGYAEAANAVSSNVRFASVSNDAAPSTFINPSNFGGPLAVAVTYDKAIGAVDSNGRPTIAALPLTTQCVALVDPANYAKPASGYPILAVSYLLGNSSGNGADLSAVQGVLFSPYNTTVRNNTVTIGAGAGTGLAFLTNADMTQAKINGCVVN
- the gspD gene encoding type II secretion system secretin GspD, yielding MKLFPALSTAIVVALAGCQSLPQPRDDGSLQREAMAGTELPAPRPRIAPSTNPSTPTTTQPQITTGTGQFVRPVGLAKPRPVAAGTGTVTFNFENQPVEAVVKAILGDLLHENYSITPGVQGNISFSTSQPVTAEQALPILETLLSWTDNSLVHSNGRYVVVPAKDAVAGNLVPSLGANAPAGGLQARLFPLHYISATEMQKLIKPFARPDATLLADSTRNVIVMAGTPSELDNYQRTVATFDVDWLRGMSVGVFSLQRAQVKDLQPQLDAIFGEKGNTPMAGVLRFIPIERTNSLVVISPQPAYLDEVRGWIDRIDHGGGNEPQLYVYDVRNVQASDMADYLSDIYGSGSKGGATDRGGKVGPGLTSGTLGGDSDLGNRGGSGLGSTTGAFGSTGGGSTTGGLASGTAGSTGATGSTASGGLGSAGAGDASSGDSGGTGKSHSATTTDDGVRITSVDSNNQVMVRCRPAQWAEIEQAIKRLDAVPLQVQIETRILEVSLTGEFQFGVQWYLEGLTGTTNGQPTQPGNKHQYALGNGGATYNSANDSFFYSFVNNHISVALHAMEQNGNTKVLSAPSLVVLNNQKAHIQVGDQIPITQTYINTNANSDNTIGQLEYKDTGVILNVRPRVNPGGLVYLNVNQVVSAAGQKDTATGNFPIQQREVATQVAVQSGQTVLLGGLIKQNDTTTDTGIPGLNRIPVFGRLFGTTNRSRARTELIVLITPRVITNGDEAKQVTDEYQRKFESLRPLTRNPSVAPSTGAAYP